From the genome of Pseudosulfitobacter sp. DSM 107133, one region includes:
- a CDS encoding GntR family transcriptional regulator, whose amino-acid sequence MTLLRTASGHGLRPAGTATARVLDDLRRRIVSLELPPGAPLLRGDLAAHYSASQTPIRESLQRLEQEGLVKVFPQSRTVVTKIDIPEIYEAHFLRLSVEVEVARQLAQRDSADVVARAGATLRMQEVLRDDPAQLQMFQELDEVFHQTLYDGLGQGNLYAMIQGRSGHLNRVRRLDPPDAAKITYILQGHRAILDAIAQGDAEAAATAVRDHLSRTVSRVEALREAHREFFS is encoded by the coding sequence ATGACCTTGCTTCGGACAGCTTCAGGGCACGGCTTGCGGCCTGCGGGCACTGCCACGGCGCGGGTTCTGGATGATCTGCGGCGGCGCATTGTCTCGCTTGAACTGCCGCCCGGTGCGCCTTTGCTGCGCGGCGATCTGGCGGCCCACTATAGTGCCAGCCAGACCCCGATCCGTGAATCCCTGCAACGGCTGGAGCAGGAGGGACTGGTCAAGGTCTTTCCCCAGTCGCGCACGGTCGTGACCAAAATCGACATTCCCGAGATTTACGAGGCGCATTTCCTGCGCCTGTCGGTCGAGGTCGAGGTCGCCCGACAGCTGGCCCAGCGGGACAGCGCCGATGTGGTGGCGCGCGCGGGCGCGACGCTGCGCATGCAAGAGGTGCTGCGCGACGATCCCGCACAGTTGCAGATGTTTCAGGAACTGGACGAGGTGTTTCACCAAACGCTGTACGACGGGCTGGGGCAGGGCAACCTGTATGCGATGATCCAGGGCAGGTCGGGGCATTTGAACCGTGTGCGCCGGCTGGACCCGCCGGATGCGGCTAAAATCACCTATATCTTGCAGGGGCATCGGGCGATTCTGGACGCGATTGCACAGGGCGACGCCGAGGCCGCCGCCACGGCAGTGCGTGACCATCTCAGCCGCACGGTCTCGCGCGTTGAAGCATTGCGCGAGGCACATCGGGAATTCTTCAGCTAG